A part of Maridesulfovibrio hydrothermalis AM13 = DSM 14728 genomic DNA contains:
- the topA gene encoding type I DNA topoisomerase has protein sequence MSKDLIVVESPAKVKTISKFLGKNYQVAASVGHVRDLPKNKLGVEEDGDFTPQYQVIPGKEDVVNKLKKAAAKADHVYLAPDPDREGEAIGWHVAEIIKEVNSNISRIQFNEITAKAVKEALQHPKPLNEQLFDSQQARRILDRLVGYKISPILWKKVKRGISAGRVQSVALKLVVEREKARRAFIPEEYWLFKAEVEGNNPPPFSADLWKVNGKKAAIGSAEEAEALEKSVKDVPFDITDLTEKERKRNPLPPYITSTLQQDANRRLGYSAKRTMTLSQRLYEGVELGDKGTTALITYMRTDSVRIADEARDTAKKVILAKYGDEFYPAKPRFYKSKGGAQDAHEAIRPVDATIQPDDVKSFLPPDQFKVYKLIWNRFIASQMAPARFWDTVVTIKAGDTIWRSKGERLLFPGFMRVTGKTGDENLIELPKLEKGEQLKVNKIDKEQKFTQPPARYSEASLVRELEEKGIGRPSTYASIISTIQDRTYVILEEKKFIPTELGFVVSNQLSEHFKELMDVGFTAAMEKQLDDVAEGNVEWTTLMKKFVDGFYPALEVASKEMKRGGEDTGIACEKCDSPMVIKFGRTGEFLGCSNYPECKSIVNFSRDEKGNIVVLEEQPPEETGVTCEKCGQPMAVKRSSRGEFLGCTGYPDCRNIKNFERDADGKIKVVETPEAMKVGKCPDCKDGELIIKHARTGSRFIACSNYPDCKHAKPFSTGVKCPREGCKGDLVEKSSRRGKIFYSCDQYPDCDYAVWYPPIDGPCPKCDHPVLVKKTTKAKGPHIACPEKGCGYTREDDSA, from the coding sequence ATGAGCAAAGATTTGATTGTTGTTGAGTCCCCGGCAAAGGTTAAGACCATTAGCAAGTTCCTTGGTAAAAATTATCAGGTGGCAGCTTCTGTCGGTCACGTGCGTGACCTGCCAAAGAACAAGCTAGGCGTTGAAGAAGACGGTGATTTTACCCCCCAATACCAAGTTATCCCCGGTAAAGAGGATGTGGTAAACAAGCTGAAAAAAGCGGCAGCCAAAGCTGACCACGTTTATCTGGCACCTGACCCCGACCGCGAGGGTGAGGCTATCGGATGGCATGTTGCTGAAATTATTAAAGAAGTTAATAGTAATATCAGCCGTATTCAGTTTAACGAAATTACAGCCAAGGCCGTTAAAGAAGCTCTTCAACATCCCAAGCCGCTCAATGAGCAGCTCTTTGACTCACAGCAGGCCCGTCGAATTCTTGACCGTCTGGTGGGGTACAAAATTTCTCCCATCCTTTGGAAAAAGGTAAAAAGAGGCATTTCCGCAGGCAGGGTTCAATCTGTTGCCCTTAAGCTGGTTGTTGAAAGGGAAAAAGCCAGACGCGCTTTCATCCCCGAGGAGTACTGGCTCTTCAAAGCTGAAGTTGAAGGTAATAATCCTCCTCCTTTTTCTGCTGATCTCTGGAAAGTAAACGGAAAAAAAGCAGCCATCGGCTCTGCCGAAGAAGCTGAAGCTCTTGAAAAATCAGTCAAAGATGTACCGTTTGATATTACTGATCTGACTGAGAAGGAACGTAAGCGTAATCCTCTTCCTCCCTATATTACTTCTACTTTGCAGCAGGATGCCAACCGCAGACTCGGTTACTCTGCTAAACGGACCATGACCCTATCTCAGCGTCTTTATGAAGGGGTGGAGCTTGGTGACAAGGGTACAACCGCTCTGATCACCTATATGCGTACTGACTCCGTCCGCATTGCCGATGAAGCAAGGGATACCGCTAAAAAAGTCATTTTGGCAAAGTACGGCGATGAATTTTATCCTGCCAAGCCCAGATTTTATAAATCAAAAGGCGGCGCGCAGGACGCTCATGAAGCCATCAGACCGGTTGACGCAACTATCCAGCCTGACGATGTTAAATCTTTTCTGCCACCGGACCAGTTCAAGGTCTATAAGCTTATCTGGAACCGCTTTATTGCCTCTCAGATGGCTCCTGCCCGCTTCTGGGATACTGTTGTGACCATCAAGGCAGGCGATACCATCTGGCGTTCTAAGGGGGAAAGACTGCTGTTTCCCGGTTTTATGCGCGTTACCGGTAAAACAGGTGATGAAAACCTGATTGAACTACCCAAGCTGGAAAAGGGTGAGCAGCTTAAAGTCAATAAAATTGACAAAGAGCAGAAGTTTACGCAGCCTCCGGCCCGTTACTCTGAAGCATCACTTGTGCGTGAGCTTGAGGAAAAAGGTATCGGCCGTCCGTCTACTTATGCCTCTATTATTTCCACCATTCAGGATCGTACTTACGTGATTCTGGAGGAAAAGAAATTTATCCCCACGGAACTCGGTTTTGTGGTCAGCAATCAGCTCAGCGAACATTTTAAAGAGCTGATGGATGTAGGGTTTACAGCTGCCATGGAAAAGCAGCTCGATGATGTTGCCGAAGGCAATGTTGAATGGACCACGCTCATGAAGAAATTCGTGGACGGGTTCTATCCGGCTCTTGAAGTTGCGTCAAAAGAAATGAAACGCGGCGGAGAAGATACCGGTATTGCCTGTGAAAAGTGCGATTCACCAATGGTTATCAAGTTTGGACGTACCGGTGAATTTCTCGGTTGTTCCAATTATCCTGAGTGCAAAAGTATCGTCAATTTCAGTCGTGACGAGAAAGGTAATATTGTTGTCCTTGAAGAGCAGCCGCCGGAAGAAACGGGCGTAACCTGCGAGAAATGCGGTCAGCCTATGGCTGTTAAAAGGTCAAGCCGTGGTGAATTCCTCGGTTGTACCGGCTATCCAGACTGCCGCAATATCAAGAATTTTGAGCGCGATGCTGACGGCAAGATTAAGGTTGTTGAAACACCGGAAGCAATGAAGGTTGGAAAATGTCCTGACTGCAAAGACGGCGAGCTGATAATTAAGCATGCCCGTACCGGCAGCCGTTTTATCGCCTGTTCCAACTATCCTGACTGCAAACACGCCAAGCCGTTTTCCACCGGTGTTAAATGTCCCCGCGAAGGATGCAAAGGAGATCTGGTCGAAAAAAGCTCACGCAGGGGCAAGATTTTCTACTCTTGCGATCAGTATCCTGATTGTGATTATGCTGTCTGGTATCCGCCTATCGATGGTCCATGTCCCAAATGCGACCACCCTGTTCTGGTTAAAAAGACCACAAAAGCAAAGGGGCCGCACATTGCCTGTCCTGAAAAAGGTTGTGGCTATACCAGAGAGGATGATAGTGCCTAA
- a CDS encoding Hpt domain-containing protein — MGSLEEKLAELNKKYAAALGGRIAELETHLAAYESTGAAYDLEKLYKGAHAVAGSARTFGLPEVTVKAKELELAARDRKDIKILHRKISELKKCISS; from the coding sequence ATGGGCAGTCTTGAAGAAAAATTAGCTGAACTTAATAAAAAGTATGCAGCCGCTCTTGGCGGGCGTATTGCTGAGCTTGAAACCCATCTTGCTGCTTATGAGTCGACAGGGGCGGCATATGATCTTGAAAAATTGTATAAGGGGGCACACGCTGTGGCTGGTTCTGCCCGTACTTTCGGTCTGCCGGAAGTTACGGTTAAGGCGAAAGAGCTGGAACTGGCTGCCCGTGACAGAAAAGATATAAAAATTTTACATAGAAAAATTTCAGAGTTGAAAAAGTGCATTTCTTCCTGA
- a CDS encoding efflux RND transporter permease subunit: MKGLMRFTLKQTVFINVVFVLLMVVGIFSMTDLPVERYPNVHMGKVIITGFLPGASPSDVEALVTKKIEDALDDLENVEYIRSRSFREQSSIMVKFIDDIDYAKGYDELRFRVLSIQNDLPEEMDPPVFTEINVSEWLPVIRVCLVGDRANRALAMMADEIKVPLRKIAGVNEVEIEGEYTREFHVNLDPGKLVRFKLTFDDVARALADANISIPAGDFSSNNGEYVIVVDERFRTREDISDTIVRMDGDGSFVTVGDVMSDARVSYRDPKVITSINGHNAVTLKIIKSVDGNAVTIAEDVEAVVASFKDALEREGVKLVLTNDQRLHIDEAITTLGLNLLVGIALVFIVIYLVMGFRNAMLTTIGVPFAFLVTMIIMKLTGNSLNQITLFSFVLVSGIIVDDAIVVVENIFRHVQEGKPLKEAVVDGTAEVFLPVVSATATTVAAFLPMLIMSGSTGEFFAQVPKAVTFALIASLIECLIILPAHFLDWPGAKILAKDSARHTREPVFMQPVRRWTDKLLAVVMRFRFTSLTVVFGAFVVAIFILVVSISGKIPLIKIKFFPDDYSLYYIELEGPVATPIELTSDKLKRISVFVEKMGPGMSKSATAFAGFYQNEDYEMVHGSNLGNIVVELPAKDKQIFADAPENDPGTHLEFMRKALEHFAGAGWSLRVRPEKDGPPTGKDLNIRILGSDHASVQGLTTAIMGFINGNDKLGPHLVNLTTDDGTPNRIFRFNPINERIMEYGLTPKQVALLSGSVLDGRFVGEFRLADEDVDLRLKIDPEFLTTPEDALTVPVLEHNESPVRLGDICKVSIYMEPGQFNRFMSQRAVTITANIKSGSRLSSTTAVSLVKTFYETVRSEYPGATINFSGEFESTRKSYTSLVYAFLTAILIIYLILATQFQSYAQPVIILSAVVFSLTGVILGTFFSQTIFTVNSFIATVGVTGVVVNDSLVLLDFMNKLYKGGMSRKDALREGVRIRLRPILLTTLTTTLGLLPMAIGFPSYSLVWGAMASTFVTGLCTATFLTLFIIPIEWDLLMGFFEWKEKRKAQRSTI; encoded by the coding sequence ATGAAAGGGTTAATGCGGTTTACTCTTAAGCAGACGGTTTTTATCAACGTAGTATTTGTTCTGCTGATGGTTGTAGGTATTTTCAGTATGACCGATCTGCCTGTTGAGCGTTACCCGAATGTTCATATGGGTAAGGTTATTATTACAGGATTCCTGCCTGGTGCTTCGCCGTCTGATGTAGAAGCTCTGGTGACCAAGAAGATTGAAGATGCTTTGGATGATCTTGAAAATGTTGAATATATACGTTCAAGATCCTTCCGCGAACAGTCCAGCATCATGGTTAAGTTTATAGATGATATTGACTACGCCAAAGGTTATGACGAACTTCGCTTTCGGGTTCTTTCCATTCAGAATGATCTGCCCGAAGAAATGGACCCCCCCGTTTTTACAGAAATTAATGTAAGCGAATGGCTTCCGGTAATCAGAGTTTGTCTGGTGGGTGACCGCGCTAACCGGGCGCTTGCCATGATGGCCGATGAGATAAAGGTTCCGCTGCGTAAAATTGCCGGGGTTAATGAGGTGGAAATCGAGGGAGAATATACCCGCGAATTTCATGTTAATCTGGACCCGGGAAAGCTGGTCCGCTTCAAGTTGACTTTCGATGATGTGGCCCGTGCTCTGGCTGATGCAAATATTTCTATTCCTGCTGGAGATTTTTCATCCAATAATGGTGAGTACGTGATCGTTGTTGATGAGCGGTTTCGCACCCGTGAAGATATTTCAGATACCATAGTGCGCATGGACGGTGATGGTTCCTTTGTTACTGTGGGCGATGTTATGAGTGATGCGCGGGTTTCCTACCGTGATCCCAAGGTGATCACTTCCATCAACGGACACAATGCCGTTACTTTGAAGATAATTAAATCGGTAGACGGTAACGCTGTTACAATTGCTGAGGATGTGGAGGCAGTAGTTGCATCGTTTAAAGATGCTCTGGAGCGGGAAGGGGTCAAGCTGGTTCTGACCAATGATCAGCGACTTCATATTGATGAAGCTATTACCACTTTGGGACTTAACCTGCTGGTCGGTATCGCTCTGGTATTTATTGTCATCTATCTGGTCATGGGTTTCAGAAATGCCATGCTGACTACCATCGGTGTGCCGTTTGCTTTTCTGGTGACTATGATCATCATGAAGCTTACCGGAAACTCTCTTAACCAGATTACTTTATTTTCGTTTGTTCTGGTCAGCGGGATTATCGTGGATGATGCTATTGTGGTGGTGGAGAATATTTTCCGCCATGTGCAGGAGGGGAAGCCCTTAAAAGAAGCAGTTGTTGACGGTACTGCGGAAGTTTTTCTGCCGGTTGTTTCAGCCACAGCAACAACAGTTGCCGCGTTTTTGCCCATGCTGATTATGTCCGGATCTACAGGTGAATTTTTCGCGCAGGTTCCTAAAGCGGTAACATTTGCGCTCATAGCATCTCTTATTGAGTGTCTGATTATTCTGCCGGCTCATTTTCTGGACTGGCCCGGTGCGAAAATTCTTGCAAAAGACAGTGCCAGACATACCCGTGAACCTGTTTTTATGCAGCCCGTCAGACGCTGGACTGATAAACTTTTAGCTGTGGTCATGCGGTTTAGGTTTACTTCTCTGACAGTTGTTTTCGGGGCTTTTGTCGTTGCTATATTTATTTTAGTTGTATCAATTTCCGGTAAGATTCCGCTTATCAAAATCAAGTTTTTCCCTGATGACTACTCACTTTATTATATTGAGCTGGAAGGTCCGGTAGCAACGCCTATTGAGCTGACCTCTGACAAGCTTAAGCGCATTTCCGTCTTTGTGGAAAAAATGGGACCGGGAATGTCTAAATCAGCCACAGCCTTTGCCGGATTTTATCAGAATGAAGATTATGAAATGGTTCACGGCAGCAACCTTGGTAATATTGTCGTGGAGCTTCCGGCCAAAGATAAACAGATTTTTGCAGATGCACCGGAAAATGATCCCGGTACTCATCTGGAATTTATGCGCAAAGCCTTAGAGCATTTTGCCGGAGCAGGGTGGTCTTTGCGTGTGCGTCCCGAAAAAGACGGCCCGCCTACGGGCAAGGACCTTAATATCCGTATCCTCGGGTCCGATCATGCCTCTGTGCAGGGGTTAACCACTGCTATCATGGGATTTATCAATGGTAACGATAAACTCGGGCCGCATCTTGTTAATCTGACAACTGATGATGGAACTCCCAATCGCATTTTCAGATTTAATCCCATTAATGAACGGATTATGGAATACGGGCTGACTCCAAAACAGGTGGCTCTTCTTTCCGGTTCAGTTCTGGATGGACGCTTTGTCGGTGAATTCAGGCTTGCTGACGAAGATGTAGACCTGAGACTCAAGATTGACCCTGAATTTCTAACTACACCGGAAGATGCTTTGACTGTACCGGTGCTGGAGCACAATGAAAGTCCGGTACGTCTAGGGGATATCTGCAAGGTTTCCATCTACATGGAACCAGGACAGTTTAACCGCTTTATGAGTCAGCGGGCGGTTACGATAACCGCAAATATCAAATCCGGTTCAAGGCTTTCATCCACTACAGCTGTCAGTCTGGTTAAGACATTTTATGAAACCGTGCGCAGTGAATACCCCGGCGCGACTATCAATTTCTCCGGTGAATTTGAATCGACCAGAAAATCGTATACCTCTTTGGTCTACGCCTTCTTAACCGCTATTTTGATAATCTATCTGATTCTGGCAACTCAGTTTCAGTCCTATGCTCAGCCGGTTATTATTTTGTCAGCGGTTGTGTTCTCGCTGACCGGAGTAATTCTGGGGACTTTTTTTTCTCAGACCATCTTTACAGTTAACAGTTTTATAGCCACGGTCGGCGTAACCGGTGTTGTCGTTAATGATTCCCTTGTGCTGCTCGATTTTATGAACAAGCTGTACAAAGGAGGAATGAGCCGGAAAGATGCTCTGCGTGAAGGGGTGCGCATCAGGCTGAGACCTATCCTGCTTACCACACTGACAACAACGCTTGGACTTTTGCCGATGGCAATAGGATTTCCGTCCTATTCGTTAGTCTGGGGAGCTATGGCTTCAACATTTGTAACCGGCCTTTGCACGGCAACATTTCTGACTCTGTTCATTATTCCTATTGAGTGGGATTTGCTTATGGGATTTTTTGAGTGGAAAGAAAAACGCAAAGCACAACGATCAACAATATAG
- a CDS encoding APC family permease has protein sequence MENLEKKYGFWTATAMVVGIVIGSGVFFKADDVLKAAGGDLATALTAWLIGGSIMVVTAYVFSKIATRIEKVNGLVDYFEEAYGEKAGYLVGWFMTFIYYPTLVAVLAWVSANYTAGLVGVKDALWPLSFAYLTGFFLLNYYSPVLAGKWQVSSTVIKLIPLGLVAIVGGIAGLSSGQTMQNFMQTAEHISGSGGGLAVATLSTAFAYEGWIIATVINAELKDAKRTLPKALVVGTLAVMTIYMLYYIGISGVLTNEQVLVQGDAAPVRVIEMIFGSVGGTLLTVFVIISCLGTLNGLIMGSARGMFSLASRHLGPRADLFKQINPTTNSTSYSAILGYFLSAFWLLVWYGNFKGWWGQFMDISELPIAFLYVIYISIYIWVMRTFTDLNVFSRFVCPVLAGAGSLYIIWGAIQKDMFMHFLILSLLIIGSGFLLMNSSKRN, from the coding sequence ATGGAAAATTTAGAAAAAAAATATGGATTCTGGACAGCTACCGCAATGGTTGTCGGGATTGTAATCGGCTCCGGTGTTTTTTTTAAGGCCGATGACGTACTTAAAGCGGCAGGTGGAGATCTGGCAACGGCTCTGACAGCATGGCTGATCGGTGGTTCCATCATGGTTGTTACCGCATATGTGTTTTCAAAAATTGCCACCCGTATTGAAAAGGTCAACGGTCTTGTTGATTATTTTGAAGAAGCTTACGGGGAAAAGGCCGGCTATCTGGTCGGCTGGTTTATGACTTTTATTTATTATCCGACCCTTGTGGCTGTTCTGGCATGGGTGTCTGCTAACTATACAGCCGGTCTGGTGGGGGTTAAAGATGCTCTCTGGCCTCTCTCATTTGCTTATTTGACCGGATTTTTCCTGCTTAACTACTACTCGCCGGTTCTGGCTGGTAAATGGCAGGTATCCTCTACCGTGATCAAGCTGATTCCTCTGGGGCTGGTTGCCATTGTCGGCGGAATTGCCGGCCTGTCCAGCGGACAGACAATGCAGAATTTTATGCAGACCGCAGAACATATTTCCGGTAGCGGCGGCGGGCTTGCCGTTGCAACCTTGTCCACTGCCTTTGCATATGAAGGCTGGATCATTGCCACTGTCATCAACGCTGAGCTTAAGGACGCAAAGCGTACCCTGCCTAAAGCTCTGGTTGTCGGAACCTTGGCGGTAATGACTATTTACATGCTTTATTACATAGGTATTTCAGGAGTGCTGACCAATGAACAGGTGCTTGTTCAGGGTGATGCTGCTCCTGTACGTGTTATCGAAATGATTTTCGGTTCTGTAGGCGGTACACTGCTTACCGTGTTTGTTATCATTTCCTGTCTTGGAACTCTAAACGGTCTCATTATGGGATCTGCACGAGGTATGTTCTCGCTTGCATCCAGACATCTCGGGCCTAGGGCTGATCTTTTCAAGCAGATTAATCCAACTACAAACAGTACCAGTTATTCCGCTATTCTGGGCTATTTCCTTTCAGCCTTCTGGTTGCTGGTATGGTATGGCAACTTCAAAGGCTGGTGGGGACAGTTCATGGATATTTCCGAGCTGCCCATTGCTTTTTTGTATGTTATTTATATCTCGATTTATATCTGGGTGATGAGAACTTTCACCGACCTCAATGTTTTCAGCCGTTTTGTTTGTCCCGTACTTGCCGGAGCCGGATCGCTGTATATCATCTGGGGGGCCATACAGAAAGATATGTTTATGCACTTTCTTATTCTTTCGCTGCTTATTATCGGATCCGGATTCTTGCTGATGAACAGTTCCAAGCGGAACTGA
- a CDS encoding efflux RND transporter periplasmic adaptor subunit, which produces MKMKRSYNLIYLFLFLMLAGFVAVPQVQASAAKTFKAEAASRVITLTGFTRPRVSMTLVSEESAVCTKVYADIGDTISANGRFADLDPTFVKLEIAQLAADKERLQSDVTYYSKEADRYRKLVKKSTASQSELDLHIRNLKNAESRLRFTQLELNIEREHLRRYTLRAPGGWRVIKRYIEPGEWVTKGEKVAELGNFKTLLVPYALTVKELEKIRAMAGKLTLRLPDLNIEVFAELERISPDFDPETRKVEVDFEIEKGDFKFRGGLRTELDVDLPDPGGTVLVPQSAVVKAYDDNFIVRPDGVRVKVLVLGSVKDGRLRVSSRAVKSGEEFLLRP; this is translated from the coding sequence ATGAAGATGAAAAGGAGTTATAACCTGATATATCTGTTTTTATTTTTAATGCTGGCTGGGTTTGTAGCTGTCCCTCAGGTGCAGGCATCAGCAGCGAAAACTTTTAAAGCTGAAGCAGCCTCCAGAGTGATCACCCTTACAGGATTCACCCGTCCCAGAGTCAGTATGACTTTGGTAAGCGAAGAATCCGCAGTGTGTACTAAAGTATATGCTGATATTGGTGACACAATAAGTGCAAATGGACGCTTTGCCGATCTGGACCCCACTTTTGTTAAGCTCGAAATTGCGCAGCTTGCAGCTGATAAAGAGCGTTTGCAGTCAGACGTGACCTATTACAGTAAGGAAGCTGATCGTTATAGAAAACTGGTTAAGAAAAGCACTGCTTCACAGTCTGAACTGGATTTGCATATCCGTAATTTAAAAAATGCAGAGTCGCGTCTTCGTTTTACTCAGCTTGAGCTTAACATTGAACGTGAACATTTGCGTCGCTACACTTTGCGCGCTCCCGGAGGATGGCGGGTGATCAAACGCTATATTGAACCGGGGGAGTGGGTGACCAAAGGCGAAAAAGTAGCCGAACTTGGTAATTTTAAAACTCTGCTGGTTCCTTATGCCCTGACTGTTAAGGAGCTTGAAAAGATCCGTGCAATGGCCGGAAAGCTCACTTTGAGGCTTCCTGATTTAAATATTGAAGTTTTTGCTGAACTGGAACGTATTTCTCCTGATTTTGATCCCGAAACCCGCAAGGTTGAAGTGGATTTTGAAATTGAAAAAGGTGACTTCAAATTTCGCGGAGGGTTGCGTACTGAGCTTGATGTCGATCTGCCCGATCCCGGCGGGACGGTGTTGGTTCCTCAGTCCGCTGTGGTCAAAGCCTATGATGATAATTTTATAGTACGGCCTGATGGAGTAAGGGTAAAAGTTCTGGTCCTTGGCAGTGTCAAAGACGGCAGGCTGCGCGTATCATCCCGAGCTGTAAAATCCGGTGAGGAATTTCTGCTCAGACCTTAG